DNA from Leptospira harrisiae:
TGGATGGTAATATCCTTTGTCCTGAGTTTTCCCAGTGATCCGAAAGTATTTGATACTGGTATTGATCCTCACTCCATTGGAATTTAAATATGGAGAAATTTCTTCCCAAGGAAGGTCGTGGCCAATGTCCCTATAGTATTCTCTATACCGAAAGTCTCCGGGATACCCGTCGATTGAACTCCAAACCTGTTTGCTACTTTCTGGATCTCGTCCAAAAGCAAACACTCCATACCCTACTTCAACGGGAGCATAGACACCAAATTTTGGTCTGGGGCTTGCATGAGTGATTCCATGAGTGTCGACAAAGAAATACCGAAATCCTTCTCGGTCCAGTTCTTCTTCTAGTTTTTGAGTGTATCCACATTCCGAAAGCCAAATCCCTTTTGGGTCTCTTCCCCAGATACGCCGGAAGGTCCGCCTCCCGTTTTTTAACTGGGAACGAAAGATCGAACTTTCCGAATCATAAAAAGGGAGGAAGGCGTGAGTGGCAGGACTTGTCATCACTTCTAATTCCCCCGATTCTACAAAGGGCAGAAAACTCTTTGTTAAATCACCGTTAGTTTCTTCAAAGATGGATTCTGTATCTAAAAAATGTTCTAAGTATCTTGTCGCAAGGTAATGTAGATGTGGGTCTTTTGTATTTCTTTTGGTTTCCTGTCCTGCCAGTTGGATCAGGTTTTTTATGTATTTCCGAAACCCATTTTGTAAATAAGGATCTGTCAACATCAAAGATAATGTCGGAGTGAAAGACATGGTGATCCGAAAGGGGACCGATTCTTTTTTTAAATTTCGGAACACTCGGATGAGTGGGATATAGGTTTCGAGTATGGCTTCGTTTAACCAGTTTTCTTCGATAAAGGGAGTGTCGTATCCTGGGTGTCTAACAAATGGTAGGTGGGCATGCAAAACAAAAACCAAATGCCCTTTTAAAAAATGATTCATTACAAAAGTCCTTTGCCTGATCCTGATCCATTTCCAAAACTTGATGAGGGTCGGTTTGGATCTCGATTGGGATCGCCTTGGTCACTATTTCTCGGATTCACATAAAACTCAGATGCTTCTCCATCTTTTACGTAGTATTCATCACTTCCCGCAGATTTGGCCACAATTCCCATTTCGATCCAATGGGGGTGGATCCATTCTTTATCCAATCGAAAGGACTCACTCCCCAAAGGGAGGTCTTTTCCTGAAGAATGAAGAGAAGAAATTTCTTTTTGGTTAAACGAAACAATGATAGAAGTTTGGATGTCTCTCACGGGAAACATAAATTTTAAGTAGTACGATTCGGTAAAAGGTTGAAGATCAAACATTTCTGTTCGTTCACTTCCAAAGATATTTTTATATTCTACCTTCAAACGAAATTGTAATCCATCAGTAGAAGGAGAGTCCAAATCAGCTAAAAGATTCTTTAT
Protein-coding regions in this window:
- a CDS encoding glycoside hydrolase family 57 protein; translation: MNHFLKGHLVFVLHAHLPFVRHPGYDTPFIEENWLNEAILETYIPLIRVFRNLKKESVPFRITMSFTPTLSLMLTDPYLQNGFRKYIKNLIQLAGQETKRNTKDPHLHYLATRYLEHFLDTESIFEETNGDLTKSFLPFVESGELEVMTSPATHAFLPFYDSESSIFRSQLKNGRRTFRRIWGRDPKGIWLSECGYTQKLEEELDREGFRYFFVDTHGITHASPRPKFGVYAPVEVGYGVFAFGRDPESSKQVWSSIDGYPGDFRYREYYRDIGHDLPWEEISPYLNSNGVRINTSIKYFRITGKTQDKGYYHPDWAMEAAGNHAEDFLRNRIRQAEYLFETNKQQAVIVSPYDAELYGHWWYEGPQFIEFLFKKIHFNQNTIKLSHPLEAARALPRVQSVEMKMSSWGENGYGEVWLNPTNDWIYPLIHGLSIRMHKRAHEFGSTGTELQKRILKQMGRELLLLQSSDWAFIMKTGTMVDYAVRRTNVHTNLFLSLEEMLTGTLDEAVLLAAETENNAFPDIRIEDFY
- a CDS encoding DUF4912 domain-containing protein; its protein translation is MANEEKKDGKVKKSAPKKKKLSATIAKKTVTVAPKKAAKKVTNPPVQSHTQSIYNDSRFTKHPEFSQEDLIRVLVRTPKEAFVFWKFSEKTIKNLLADLDSPSTDGLQFRLKVEYKNIFGSERTEMFDLQPFTESYYLKFMFPVRDIQTSIIVSFNQKEISSLHSSGKDLPLGSESFRLDKEWIHPHWIEMGIVAKSAGSDEYYVKDGEASEFYVNPRNSDQGDPNRDPNRPSSSFGNGSGSGKGLL